The DNA region TTGGCAAATTGAAACTTTGTCTGAATTTATTAATAATCAATCTATAGAATTAAATGTTAAGATAAAAGAAATAAGTATGTTATTACGAGTAGTATTAACAGGAAATATATCTTCACCGAATATAAGTTCTGTAATGTTTTTACTTGGAAAAGAAAAAACTTTATTTAGATTAAAAAAATCGATGAGTTTTATAGAAAAAAATAGAAAATTCTAGAGAAAATAGTTTTTTTCAAATCTTAATAAAATTAAATTTTTTTCTATTTTTTCAACGATTTACTTTTTAAGATAAACAGCACTTTATAGAAAAATAAATTGACAGAATTCATGTGTTTTTATATTGTAATAATTTTGGGGCTATAGCTCAGTGGGCAGAGCATTTGCATGGCATGCAAAATGTCAGCGGTTCGATTCCGCTTAGCTCCAAAAAAATAAATAATTTTTTAAAATTTAAATATTATTTTTTAGATAAATTTAATATTTTTAATCAATATACATGCTGTGCAAAATTAAAATCAGCACAGCATTTTAAATTAAATCTGTTGACTCATTATTTCTTTGTAAGCTGATATAACTTTATTTCTAATTTGAATAGCTAATTCTATAGAAATAGAAGATTTTTGTAAATTTATCATTACGTCATTTAAAGACATAGAAGATGGATTTAATTCAAATTTTTCAATATTTTTTTTCGCATTATTTTGAATATTATTAATTTCGCCTAATGCTTTTTGAAAAAATTGAACAAAACTATTAGATTTTTTGATGTTTTGTGTTTTTTCATCTAAAAAATTAATCTTGGTATAAACGTTTTGATTATGAATATTATCAATAACCATATTTTCCTCTAGAATTTTTACTATGACTTTTTAAATAATATCATATCTTTTATAAATATAAATTATAAAGATAAATATTTTATGTTATAGATAATTTATTAGGAAATGTTTGTAAATTAAATTTAATTGTTGCTCAATTTATAGTTAAGATTATCTACTAGATTAGGAAGATATCATGAATTTTAGTAATATAGAAGAATCAATTTCAGAAGAGAAAAAAAAACTTAATAACTTTCTATCTTATTTTTTTAAAAACGCACGTGTTTTAATAATTTTGTTGGTAATAGCAGTAATTACTACAATTTCAGTTTCTATGTGGAAAAAATCTTCTGATTATCAAGTTTTATATAATAATCTATCTACTGAAGATGGGGAATTTGTTTCTGATTATTTAAATCAAATGAAAATTCCTTATCAATTTTCAGAAGATTCTGGAAAAATATTAGTTCCAAAAAATAAAGTACATGATTTACGCTTATCTTTGTCAGAACAAAAAATACCCCGTAGCGGAATCGGTTTTGAAATTTTAGATAAAGAGAAATTTGGGATTAGTCAATTTAATGAACAAATTAATTATCAACGTGCTTTGGAAGGTGAGTTGGCACGTACTATAGAAAGAATAAATATTGTAAAAAGTGCAAGAATACATATAGTGATGCAAAAAAATTCTTTATTTTTACAAGATAAAAAAAAAGCATCAGCTTCAGTTATCTTAAGTTTAAAAGCTGGATCTAAATTAAATTCAAGTCAAACAAATGCTATATTACATTTAATATCTAATAGTATATCTGATTTATCCGTAGATAATATAACTATAGTTGATGAATTTGGTAAGTTATTAAATAATTCTTCATTAGTATCAGATCAAATAAATGATGCTAAATTAAAATATTCTGAGCAGGTCGAATTAAGATACGCTAATAAAATTCAAAGTATTTTAGAACCATTATTTGGATTTGGAAATGTACATGCTCAAGTAACTGCTCAAATTGATTTTAATTCTCAAGAAAAAACACAAGAACAATATGAACCTAATGCAAACTATAAGGATCAGTCAATACGTTCACATCAAACTACTATTAATGATAATATAAAAAGTAAAAAAGAAAAAGATCATAGTAATACGTTTCCTCAAAGTAATTCATTTAATACTAATAGTAGTAAAACTAAAAAATATAATTTAAATCAAACTAATGAATCACTGAAAGATAGTATTATGAGTTCTAATTCTACGATTAATCATGATGATACAATTAATTATGAATTAAATCATACTTTATCGCATGTAAAAATGAATATGGGAGAAGTTAAAAGATTATCTGCTGCAGTGGTAATAAATTTTATTAAAGATAAAACTGGAAAATCAGTGCCTTTAAATATAGAACAAATAAAAAATATTAAACGTTTAGTATGTGAATCAATAGGTTATTCTAAGATTAGAGGTGATAGTATACATATAATTAATGAATCTTTTGCACAAAATAATAAAAATACTTATATTAAACTTAATAATTTTAATCAATCTAATATTTTTAATGCTTTTTCAATTTTTATACCATGGTGTATTTTAGCTTTATTTTTGTTATATTTTTTAAAAAAATATATTTTTTCTTTTTTTAAAAATACGGGTCAAGATAAAAAATTAGATAAGAAGAATATTAAAAAAGCAATTATAAATTCTAATGAAAATGAATTAGCTAATAATGTTGAAAAAAAAGTTTTGAAAAATTTAAATAATGAAAATACAGATAATTTAATTCATCAAATTTGTAATATATCTAATCAAAATCCACGTGTTGTAGCGTCGATTATTCGTCAATGGATGAGTGATAAAAAATGACTTTAAATGGTACTGAGAAAAGTGCACTTTTATTAATGTCAATAGGATCTGATCAAGCGTCAGAAGTGTTAAAGTATTTAACTCCTTTTGAAGTTCAAGAATTGGTTACTTCTATGGTTAATATTAATCAGTGTTCTAATACAATATTAAATAAAGTATTAACTGAATGTTATGATATTTTTATGAAAAATAACAATTTAGTTTATAATAATAATGAAGAATATATATCTGATATGTTAACTAAAGCATTAGGTGATAAAAAAGGCAATATTTTATTAAGTGATGCATTAGAAGTAAGAAATATTAAAATGTGTATTGAATCTCTTAATTCAATGAAACCTGATAAATTAGCTTCTTTATTAAAAGAAGAACATACTCAAATTATTACAACTATACTTGTATATTTAGATAAAAATCAATCAGCTCAAATTTTATCTTATTTAAGTAAAGAACAACGTACTGAAATTATAATAAAAATTGCTGAATTTAATGGTATTGAAGAAAAAACATTTATTGAATTAAAAAATATTGTTAATAATTTATTAGAAAAGAAAAAATTTGCTTTTTCAAATAAAGGAGGTATTAAAACTGTTGCTAATATTTTAAGTTCTATGAAGATAGAAAATGAAAAATATTTATTAGAAAAAATCAAACTTTCTAATAAAGAATTATCTAATAAAATTATTAAACAAATATTTTTATTTGAAAATATAGTAAATGTTAATGATGATATTATTAAATGTTTAATAAATTATATAGAAGAAGAAAAATTGTATATTGCACTTCAAGGTACTAGTAACATCATAAGAAATAAATTTTTTAGCAATATGGATGAAACAAAATCAACAAGATTATTACTACTTCTAAAGAAAAAATCTTATATTTCTAATATTGCTATAGAAAATGAACAAAAATTAATTTTGATGATGATTAAAAATATTTTAGATCATGGTATATTTTCGCTAGAAAATTTAGGAAAATATTATGTCTAATTTAAATGTAAAAAAAGAATGGAAAAAATGGTATCCAGAAAAAATTGTTTTAAATAATCCAAAAAAAAATCATAATATTTTTTGGAATAAAAATGTTTTAAAAGAAACAGATTTTTATATTATTAAAAAAAATGAATTAATTAATCAACTGAAAAACTCAGATGAATTTGAACAAAATTCTTTTAATAGCAAATCAGATTTTTTAAAAATAAAAAAAAATCTTAAAGAAAAAGAAAAAAAATACATCTTACTAAACAGCAAGTTACAAGATTTATGTATAAATTTTGAATCTACAATTGCTGTATTTGAAAAAACGTTATTTTCACGTTTATTAAAGACTGTTTTAATAATTTCTTCTTATATTATTGGTGAAAAATTTTTAATTAATAAATCAATTTTATTAAAAAAAATAAATAAAATTATTAAAGACGATAAATTTTTCTTAAATAAACCAAGATTAGTTATTCATCCTAGTAATAAAAAAATATTAGAAAAAATTTTAAAACAATCTATAAATAATAAATGGGAATTAGTTTGTAATAAGAGTATTGATATTAATAGTTTTAAAATTGAATCTGATAATAGCAATATAGATTCTACTATTTATTCTAGATGGAAAGAAGTATATCGTGTTATTCTTAAAGAAGAGGAACATTTATGAAATTGAAATGTTCTGAATTATTTAAAAAAATTGATTTTTTTGAAAATAAGATTAATAATCTTTCAGATGTTATTACATATGGTTATGTAATTAGTATAAATGGTTTAATATTAGAAGTCATTGGTTTAAAAGCTCCTATTGGAGCTGAATGTATTATTGAAAGCATAATAGATGGTAAAATATTAAATATTTCAGCTGAAGTTGTTAAATTTAATCAAGAAAAAACGTTATTATTTTCTTTTCAAGAAACTTATGGTATTTTACCTGGTGCTAAAGTTGTTTTAAAAACATCTAAAAATCTAGACATATTTAGTAAAAAAATTCCTTTAGGAATAAATTTATTAGGTAGAGTATTAAATGGTAAAGGTCAACCATTAGACGGACGTTCTGAATTAGATCCAAAATGTTTTACTAGAATTAAAAAGAAATATATTAACCCATTAAGTAGAAAACCTATTCATGAAATCCTTGATACAGGAATACGTGCTATAAACGGATTAATAACTATTGGGAGAGGTCAAAGAATAGGAATTTTTTCAAGTTCAGGAATTGGTAAAAGTATTTTACTCGGAATGATGGCGAAATATACAAAATCAGATGTAGTAGTAATTGGATTAATTGGAGAAAGAGGAAGAGAAGTAAAAGATTTTATAGAAAATATATTAGGATCGGATGGATTATTAAATTCTGTAGTAATTGCTGCTCCAGCAGATCATTCTCCTTTATTACAAATTGAAGCTGCTTCATATGCTACAAGCATAGCTGAATATTTTCGAGATAAAGATAAAAATGTTTTATTAATTATGGATTCTTTAACTCGTTACGCAATGGCTCAAAGAGAAGTTGCATTGTCTTTGGGCGAACTACCAGTTTCTAGAGGATATCCATCTTCTGTTTTTTCAAAAATTCCTATTTTAGTAGAGCGATCAGGAAATACAGATAATAAAGGATCTATTACTTCATTTTATACAGTTTTAACTGAAAACGAAGAAGAACAAGATCCTATTTCACATATTTGTCGTTCTATACTTGATGGTCATATTGTATTATCGCGTTATTATGCAGATTTAGGACATTATCCTGCTATTGATATCGAATCTTCTATAAGTCGTGTTATGCCAGATATTATAACTAAATCACAATATTCAAAAGCTTGTTATTTTAAAAAATTAGTAGCTTCTTATCAAAGAAATAAAGATTTAATTAACATTGGAGCTTATATTAAAGGAAATGATTTAATTTTAGATGATGCAATTGACAAGTGGCCAGACTTAGAAAAATTTTTACAACAAAAACAATCAGAAAAAAGCAATTATTTAGTTTCTTGCGAAAAATTAAATAAAATATTTATTTAAATTTTTTTATTTATATATTTATTAGTTGGTTTAAGATCTAATAGGAGATTTTTTATGAAATTTAAAAAAAATTTATTTTCTATTTTAGAAAATATAGAGAAAACAAAAATAGAACAAAAAAAAAATCATATTAAAAATTTATATAACCAAAAAAAAAACATATTGAACAACTAAATCTATTAATTAATTTTCGAAACGAATATATTAATAAATTAAATATTAAACTTAAATTAGGTATATGTATAGATCAGTGGAAAATATATAATAATTTTATTCTTATGTTATATATTGCAGTGGAAGAAAATAATAATGTAATTAAGCAATATGAAAAAACAATTAATAAAAATTTAGATCAATGGTTTAAAAATCATGTTAAATTAAAAACTTGGAATTATTTAAATCAAAAAAATCAAATAGTGTTAAAAAAACGTAAAATTTTAGAAGAAAACATTATTAACGACGAATTTTCTCAATTTAAATTTTTTGAAAAAGGCAACTATTATAATGTTAAATCCTCTTAATAATATAGTATTAAAACGAAATATTTCAGTCAGTTCAGATTATAATATTGCTGATTTTAATTTGTATCGATTTATTTTTAATGCATGTAAAAAAAAATTATTAAATAAAGAAATTAAATTTGATAATATTTCAACGAAACATAAAACAAAAGATGATGAAAATATTATATCTACTAATTTTATAGTAAATAATTTATTAAATATTTTAAATACAAAAAATGTTAAGAATAACTTTTATATGCATAAAAATACTGAGAAAAAACAAAAAAAAAAATTACACGAAAATATTAAATTAACATCTCATATTTTTTTAAAAAATAAAGAAAAAATTAATAAAGAAGAAAATAATACAAAAGATAAAATATTTAAAAATAATGAAATGTTAAAAAATTTAAAATATATTAAAAACAAATATCGTTTATCTTGTAATTATAATACTATTAATTTATTTAAAAAATCCTACAATGAAAGTATCTTCAATAAAATCAGTAATTTAAAAAATATACAAAATAAAAAAAATTTTATTAGAGATAATAAAAATTTTATGTATTTTAAAAATTATAAAAATAATATATCTGAAATATCTTCTTCTAAAAATATGAAGAACAATCAATATTCTATTTCTGAAATAAACTCTTTAAAAAAAATAAATGAAAAAAATTCCTTTAAATTAAATAAAAAATCAATTTTTGTTTTAAATAGCAAAGAAAATATTAAATGGAAACAAGCAATTAATCAACAAGTTTTATTATCTATTTCTAACAAAGAAAATAAAGCGGAAATACGTTTAAAACCAGAATATCTTGGTTCAATATATATAAAAATTAAAATGGAAAATGATAAAGCTAAATTAAAATTAATTTCTGATAATTTAGGAATTAAAAATTTTTTAAATAATTGTATACCATTTTTAGAATATTCCTTAATTAAAAATGGTATCTTTTTAAAAGATGTTAATATTTCTAGTACTTTTAATTTAGAAAAAAATAAAAATTTGTTTATTTCAGACAATTGTCATTTAAGCAAATCTAATATATTTAAAAAATTTTATAAAAATTTAAATCAAAAACAACTAATTGATATGTATGTTTAAATTTTAAAAAATGTCTATTTAAAATTTTAATTGCATTTAAAACTTATAAATAAGTTTTAGAATAATTTAAAACCACTTTTACCTATAAGGTATATAATAAATGGGAAAAAGTAATTATTTAAATGTTATAAATAAAGAAACTAATAAAAAAGAAGAGATACTTAATATTTTAAGTGTAGATAGAATTAAAATATTAGAAAAAATTAATGAAAATTTTATAAAAAAAACAATAACATATTTTTCAAAATTTATTAAAAATCATATAAAATTAAATTTTTTTTCTATTAAAGTAAATTCTTATACAGATAATGATACAGATATAAAATATTTATTTTCTAATGAAATAAAAATATCTAATTCAAAAGAACAATCTTTTATATTTTTTTCTGATAATTTATTATCTGTTTTTATAGATTTATTATTTGGAGGTAATGGAAATTATATAGAAAAAATTAATAAAGAAAGAAATATTTCATATACAGAAAAAATTATTTCTGAAAAACTTATGAAGTTAATTTGTACTGCTTATTGTAAAGCTATTAAAAAATTTTATTCTATTGATATGAAAGTTATTAATATAAAAATCGTTGATATTAAAAAACTTTCTTATTTAAATCAAAATTATATAACTAATTATTTTAATTTTAGTATAAATAATATAAGTATTTTTTTTAGTATTTTATTTCCTATTTCAATAATTGAAAAAAATTTTCAACAAATAAATTCTTTAAAAGTTAATAAACAATCTTTAATAAAAAATGTAAATTGTAGACAAGATATTGCTATTAGTAATTTATATGATGTTGAACTAGATGTTATTGTAAAATTAATAATGTCTTCTAAAGTGAATTGTAACAGTTTATCTATAGGAGATATTTTAATGATTAAAAGCCCTGAAAAAGTACTTGCTTATATAGAAAAAATACCTATATTTTTAGGTCACTATAAAAATTTTGATAAAAAATCAGTTATTTTTTTAAAAAAATTTATACATAAAAATTTAGATTTGAATAAATATGAGGAGTTTTTTAATGAATAAACTAAAAAAAAAACCTAATTTTGACAAAATTGATCGTGTTATTCAAAGTAGTAACAATGATATAGATAACAATGATATAGATAACAATGATATAGATAACAATGATATAGATAACAATGATATAGATAACAATGATATAGATAACAATGATATAGATAATTCTAAAGAAAAAAAATCTGTTAAATCTGAAGAAATATTAAATAATAAAAAAATAATATTTGATATACCAATCAATATAACTATAGAATTAGGTAGATCAAAAATAAAAATAAAAGAACTATTAAATTTTTCTAAAGGAAGTATGTTTATCTTAAATAGACAAAAAGAAGATCCTTTAAAAATTTTTGCGAATGGTAAATTAGTTGCATTTGGTGAAGTTGTTATCTCAGATAATACTTATGGTATACGAATTATTAGTATCAAAAACTCTTTAAATACTATGAATTAAAAATTTAAATTTTATGAAAAACAATATTGAATCACAGTTAGCATTGAACAATTCTCCATTAGAATTTAATAGTATAAATTTTTTTCACATAGCTAGTTCGTTAGGACAAATAATATTACTAATATTAGTTTTAAGTTGGATAGCAAAAAAAATTTCATTTATAAAAAACAATAAAAAAAAATCTTATATAAACATTATAGAAAGAACGTCAATAGGATCTAACGAATCTATTATTGTAGTAGATGTAAAAGAGGTAAAATTGATATTAGGGGTTACAAAAACTAAAATTACTCATCTATATACATTAAAATCTCAATTAAAAGACGAGTTACCTAATAAAGAAGAAAATATTATGTTACCAAAAAAAAATTTTCATGATTCTTTTAAAAATTTAACTAAAATTTTTTTAAAAAAAATAATTTTCTATCGAACCATTCCATTTGTATTTTTTTTATTATTTTGTCCCTTAGTTTATGCTGATATACCTGGTCCAATAATTCATAATTTTAGTAATGGCACCCAAACTTGGTCTTTGCCGATACAAACCTTAGTTTTTTTAACTGCACTTACTTTTCTTCCAGCTTTTCTTTTAATGATGACTAGTTTTACTCGAATTATTATTGTTTTTGGATTACTTAGAAATGCCTTGGGAACTCCATATGCGCCACCTAATCAAATATTATTGGGTTTGTCACTTTTTTTGACTTTTTTTATCATGTCTCCTACTTTTGAAAAAGTTTATCAAGAAGCGTATCTCCCATTTAGCAAAGAAAAAATTAATATGGATGAAGCTATTTTAAAAGGTTCAATACCATTGAAAAAATTCATGCTAAATCAAACAAGGACATCAGATTTAGAAGTGTTTTCAAAAATAGCACATATTTCTTATTATAAAAATAAAAATGATATACCTATGCGTATTTTATTACCTTCATTTATTACAAGTGAATTAAAAACGGCATTTCAAATTGGTTTTACTATTTTTATACCTTTTTTAATTATCGATTTAGTTGTTGCTAGTGTTTTAATGGCACTTGGTATGATGATGGTTCCGCCTTCAACAATCTCATTGCCTTTCAAGCTAATGTTATTTGTATTAGTAGATGGTTGGCAATTATTGGTAACTTCGCTATCGCAAAGTTTCAACATATAATTCTTAATGGAATTGTTTATGACTCCTGAATATATAATGGTTTTATTTAGTCAAGCTATGAAAGTTGCATTAATGATTGCATCTCCATTATTGTTATCTGCTTTAATAAGTGGCTTGATTATTAGTATATTACAAGCAGCTACACAAGTAAATGAACAAACTCTTTCATTTATTCCTAAAATAATTTCTATTTTAGCAACAATTGCTTTACTTGGTCCTTGGATGTTGGGTGTTATGTTAGATTATATGCATAACTTATTTAATAATATACCAGTAATTATAAAATAATGTTAACATTTAATAACTTACAACTAATAACGATTATAAGCAATTTTTTTTGGCCTTTAGTACGTATTTTAGCATTTTTTTCAACTGTGCCAATTTTTAATGATCAGCATATAAATCGAAAAACTAAAATAGTTTTATCTATATTAATTAGTTGGATAATATTACCATTTTTACCGAAAGTAAATATAGAACTATTTTCTTTTATTGGTTTATTGCTTTTATTAGAACAAATTTTAATTGGTATTATTTTGGGATTTACTTGTCAATTTTTGTTTGCTACAATTAATTTTGCAGGAGAATTAATAGGATTACAAATGGGTTTATCTTTTGCCACGTTTTTTAATGCAAATAATAATATTGGTATTTCTGTTATATCTCGTTTATTAAATATTTTAATGTTATCTTTCTTTTTATCAATTAATGTTCATCTTTATTTAATATCTATATTAATTAATAGCTTTCACAGTATACCAATTAATATTATTTTTTTTAAAAGTAATATTTTTTTTGTTTTACTAAAATTTTCTAGTAGCATTTTTTTAAATAGCATAATGTTTGTGCTGCCAATTATGATTTTTTTATTATTATCTAATATAATAATGAGTATTTTAAATCGTTTGTCTCCGCAAATATCTATTTTCTCTATTGGTTTTCCTTTGAATTTATTAATAGGATTAGTAGTATTATATTATTTAATATCTATTTCTTTTCCTATTTTTAACAAATTATTACATCAATTAACTTCATTTTTATTTTATACTTTTTAACTATTATAGTTAATATTGTGAAATTTTATCAATACTTTAAAGTATATTAAATTATTTATAAAGTATAATTTATATTAAATTATACTTTAGTTTAGTTGTTAAATTTTATTTAAAATTTTTTTATTTAATTTTTCCTTCATTATATAATACATGTTTACGAATAATTGGATCATATTTTTTAAATACCAACTTATCAGGTGTATTTCTTTTGTTTTTAGTAGTAGTATAATAATGCCCTGATCCTGAAGAAGAAATCATTTTTATTTTTTCTCTACTTTTTTTTGCCATATTATAACCCTTATTTTTTATTTTTCATTTTTTGTATAATTGATTCTATTCCATTTTTATCAATACAACGCATTCCATTAACAGATACACGCAATTTAATAAATTTTTTTTGTTCTGGAACCCAAAAACGATGATTTTGAATATTTGGTAAGAATTTTCTTTTTGTTGCATTTAAAGCGTGTGATCTATTATTACCAATCATTCGTTTTTTTCCTGTAACTTGACATATACGAGACATATAAAATTTCTCCTAGAATTTCATTTTTTTAAAATACGAAAATTTTTATTTATATTAATATATAGTTTTATATTTAAAAGTATTAATCAATATTTAATTAGGATCTCTTATATGAATATATGTCAGAGATATTTATCTAAATCTTTGATTTTTTTATCTAGTATATTGTTTTTAATAGTATTTCTCCTAGAAAGTAATTTTGGATTTAAATTATTTTTTAATGTCACTAATTATTTTTTCTGGGGATTAAAAACAGAAGAAATATCAGGTAATTGGCGTGATTTTACATTAAAAAACATTACTTGTAATGTTTTTGGAGTATATATTAAAGCTACTAATGTTCATATATTAATTGATCCAATATCTTTATTTAAAGTAAATAAAATTTTTAAAAAAATTGAAACAAAAAATTTAATTTTTTCATTTAATAAAAATAATTTATTCTCTACAGAAAAAAAATATTTAAAAAAAAATATATTAGAAAAAAATATTTTTTTTAATAATTCTATTATTTTAAAAAAAATTTATGCTGATAAAATTTTATTAAAATTAAATAATATGAATATACTTTTATTTAATGTTTTTAGTGGATTAAAGTTAATTAATAATAATTTAACTATATTTCGTAGCCATATTAATTTAATTACATTAAAGTTTAAAAAACATCATCAACAATATTTTTTACATAAAAAAA from Buchnera aphidicola (Aphis helianthi) includes:
- the fliR gene encoding flagellar biosynthetic protein FliR translates to MLTFNNLQLITIISNFFWPLVRILAFFSTVPIFNDQHINRKTKIVLSILISWIILPFLPKVNIELFSFIGLLLLLEQILIGIILGFTCQFLFATINFAGELIGLQMGLSFATFFNANNNIGISVISRLLNILMLSFFLSINVHLYLISILINSFHSIPINIIFFKSNIFFVLLKFSSSIFLNSIMFVLPIMIFLLLSNIIMSILNRLSPQISIFSIGFPLNLLIGLVVLYYLISISFPIFNKLLHQLTSFLFYTF
- the rpmB gene encoding 50S ribosomal protein L28, which codes for MSRICQVTGKKRMIGNNRSHALNATKRKFLPNIQNHRFWVPEQKKFIKLRVSVNGMRCIDKNGIESIIQKMKNKK
- the rpmG gene encoding 50S ribosomal protein L33, with translation MAKKSREKIKMISSSGSGHYYTTTKNKRNTPDKLVFKKYDPIIRKHVLYNEGKIK